GCGAAGCAGAACACCATCGCCCAGGCCGTGCGCCTCGGCCGCTGGAAGGCCGTGCGCCCCGGCCCGGCCGCCGCCTGGGAGCTTTACGACCTCGACGCCGACCCCGGCGAGGCGTCCAACCTCGCCGCCGCCCACCCCGAGGTCCTCGAACGCGTCGCCGCCGCCTGCCGCGAGGCCCACACCCCCGAACGCCCCTTTCCCGCGGCCCCGCGAGAATCAGCCGCGGATTACGTGAAGTAAGAGTCTGTCCCGTAAGGCGAGCGGAGCCCTGAAAACGGGGACTGGCTCCGCAGCGCAGCGGAGGTGCCTGTCCCCGTTTTCAGGGCGAAGCGGCGGAGAAAGAGGGACAGGCACCGCTCGAAGACTCACGGAGCCAGTCCCTGTTTGCTCGGCCGCGAAGCACTTACGGGACAAACTCTCAGCCCGCTAAGGTGGGCTGCCAGGCTGCGAGGCTCGCATGAGCGACTGGAAACCGAGGATGCGGAAGTCGGTGCGACACCTGGCCGACCAACTGGCCGGGATTCGGCCCGGCAAGCTGAGCATCGGCTTCATCGAGACCTTCCGGGTCGCCGTCCACGGCGACTCGGTGGCGCTCGCCAGGATGGCGAGCGTTGCGAGCCAGGGCGACCGAATCGTCGTCACGCCGTTCGACCCGACGAACGTCCCGGCGATCGTGAAGGCGCTGACCGAGGCCCGGCTGAACGCCTACGCCCTGAACCCGAGGGCCGTCGCCGTGGGCGTGCCGCCGGTCAGCGGCGAACAGCGGGCCGAGATCGCCCGGCACGTCAAAAAGCTGGGCGAGGAGGCCAAGGTCGCCGTCCGGTCAGTCCGCCAGGACGCCCGCAAAGAAATCGCCGCCCGAGGCCGA
This genomic stretch from Paludisphaera rhizosphaerae harbors:
- a CDS encoding ribosome-recycling factor, translating into MSDWKPRMRKSVRHLADQLAGIRPGKLSIGFIETFRVAVHGDSVALARMASVASQGDRIVVTPFDPTNVPAIVKALTEARLNAYALNPRAVAVGVPPVSGEQRAEIARHVKKLGEEAKVAVRSVRQDARKEIAARGRGSERAVQEATDAAVEEIERLVKAKLAEIGA